CGCTCCCCGCCTAAATGATCATAAAATTTTTCAATACCATTTATTTTTGATTTCAGCTGCACATATCCCTCAAATCCTGGTTGCTCAAACGCGTCCATCGCGACAAGTGCAATTAATTTACCGCCGTATCCATAGCCTTGATTACATTCTGCCACTTCAACTAACGCCAAATAGTTGAAATAACTAGCTGACTGTCGTTTAAAAGAAACGAGTCATTTGAGCTTCCTCTCTTCATACAATCCGACAACCAACCTGTGATTTAATAATTCACCTTGCCAGTCAAATTTAAACCCTATTTTACTGACTTTTGACAACATATCTGCATCAATAATTTGTTTGTATTCTTCCATACATTATATCACATTATTCTAATTTAGAATAATTACGCCGAATTAGTCTGAAACCTATCCTTATCTCAGCGCACTCCTTTCATATAAAAAACTAGCAATGCCCTCTAGTTAATAAAATACGAAAAAAGTTACTGATAATTTTAATTTGGCGCCGCTATTATGTAAAAAACAAGCAGCGGCTCGGTTAGTTTTCAATGCACTTCGGCCTTCAACGCGTTTTTGCTAATTTGAACATTATCACTAACTAACGGAGTGCCGGCAAATTACTTGGCGGGCGCAGCCTTTACACCGCGACTGGGGGAATATGTGTGAAGCACATATTTCCGCTGAAGATAAGATGAGGAGTCTTGGGGATTTATCACCTAGAGTCCCAGCTTATCTGAACCGACCAAGACAGACATCCAGCCTGCAAGGCTAATCTAATCGCGTTAGGATTAGATTCAGTATTTTGTGAAACAAAATGCTGGGATGTTTTGCGTTGCCGGGTCACAGGCATAAGCACAAACCGGCTTGGGAGGCTGCTTCCAGCGTGGTGCGCCAAGTAATTTGCCGGCACGCAGTGGCCAAACTCATTCAATCCCACGAACAAAAAACAGCGCACCTCAATTACGAAGTCCGCTGCTTTTGGCACACATTATGCAGTTAAATTAGTACTAAATTGAGCATTATACAGGCCGGCGTAAACCGCGCCTTTTGCCATTAATTCATCATGATTCCCAGTTTCCACAATATCACCATGATCCATCACGACAATGTTATCGGCGTTACGGATTGTTGATAAACGGTGGGCAACCACAAAGCTAGTCCGCCCTGATAATAAGCTTTCCATCGCATGTTGAATCAAAGTTTCTGTCCGCGTATCAACTGATGACGTAGCTTCATCCAAGATTAATATTTCCGGATTTGCCAAGAAGGCCCGTGCAATCGTCAACAATTGCCGTTGTCCTTGCGAAATATTCGAGGCTGTTTCATTCAAAATGGTTTGGTAACCTTCTGGTAATTGGCGAATGAACGTATCAGCATGGGCTGCTTCAGCGGCGGCAAAAATTTCAGCGTCGGTCGCGTGTTCATTACCATACTTGATATTATCGTAAATGGTTCCCGTAAATAACCACGTATCTTGCAAGACCATCGCAAAATGACTACGCAAGTCTTCACGCGTCATGGCACGGGTATCTTGCCCATTAAGACGAATCACCCCGCCATTTAAATCGTAGAAACGTTCAAGCAAGTTGATAATCGTCGTTTTACCCGCACCTGTATGACCAACAATTGCGACCATTTGACCGGGCTTAACGGCTAATGAGTAATCTTCAATTAATGGTGCATCTGGTGTGTAACCGAATTTAACGTGTTCCAATTCAACTTTGTTATCGCTGTTCTTAGCTGGAACCGTGTCAAATTCAGTCCGCATTTCAGGTTCATCGAGGACTTCAAAAATCCGTTCAGCAGAAGCGACTGTGGCTTGAATCGTGTTCGTTAAGTTGGCCATTTGGGTAATTGGTTGAGAGAATTGGTTCGTGTATTGCAACATCGCTTGCACGTTCCCCAAACTAATATTACCCTTAGCAACCATAATTCCACCAATAACCGCCATTGCTAGGTAATCCAAATTATTCACAAAACGCATCATTGGATAAATCAACGTTGAGACAAATTGCGCCTTCCAGGCTGATTTGTAGTATTTTTCATTTTGTTCCTTGAACTGTTCAACCGCATCTTCTTCATGGTTGAAAGTCCGCACTACCGTGTGACCAGAATAAGTTTCTTCAATTTGATCGTTCAACAAACCAAGTGCGGCTTGTTGGCGCGAGAAGAACCGTTGTGAGCGGGGCGCAATAATTCGGACAATCGCTAAACTCAAGGGTACCGTGAGAATCGCAACCAGTGATAACTTCCAACTAATTGTGAGCATCAAGTACAAGACCCCCACGAAAGTCAGTGCCGACGTTACCAATTGGATTAATGATTGTTGCAAAGTTCCCGAGATGTTATCCATATCGTTAATGACCCGCGACATGATGTCCCCGTTGCTATGAGTATCATAATAACTAATTGGCATGCGCATCATCTTAGCTTTGAAATCTTTCCGCAATTGATACACCGTTTTTTGTGAAATTCGGGTCATCACGACTTGTTGAATCGAGCTAAACAATGCTGACAAGACATAGAAAATCGCCACAGTCACCAAAATTGTTTCGATTTTATTAAAGTTAATTGGCAAATCGTGAACCGGTGTGCCGGCTTTTTTCAAAGCAAGACCACGCATGATACCGGTGTATATTTCAGTAGTTGCTTTACCTAAAATTTTAGGCGCATTTACCGAAAGAATGACCGATGCAGCTGCCATAATCAAAGAAAATACCACCCCTGCAATATCAGTCCGCAAGTATTTAAATAACCGAATCACGGTTGGCCAAAAGTGTGTGGCTTTTTCGACGGGGCCGCCGATTTTATTACCGCCCTTACCTTGCATTCGTGCACCAGGATTACGCATCTAAATCACTTCCTTTCTTGATTTGGGTATCAATAATTTCTTGGTAGGTCGCATTATTTGCGGCCAATTCTTTGTGTGTGCCTTGACCAACTACTCGGCCTTCTTCAAGCACCATAATAATGTCAGCATCCGCAACC
This is a stretch of genomic DNA from Periweissella cryptocerci. It encodes these proteins:
- a CDS encoding ABC transporter ATP-binding protein, translating into MRNPGARMQGKGGNKIGGPVEKATHFWPTVIRLFKYLRTDIAGVVFSLIMAAASVILSVNAPKILGKATTEIYTGIMRGLALKKAGTPVHDLPINFNKIETILVTVAIFYVLSALFSSIQQVVMTRISQKTVYQLRKDFKAKMMRMPISYYDTHSNGDIMSRVINDMDNISGTLQQSLIQLVTSALTFVGVLYLMLTISWKLSLVAILTVPLSLAIVRIIAPRSQRFFSRQQAALGLLNDQIEETYSGHTVVRTFNHEEDAVEQFKEQNEKYYKSAWKAQFVSTLIYPMMRFVNNLDYLAMAVIGGIMVAKGNISLGNVQAMLQYTNQFSQPITQMANLTNTIQATVASAERIFEVLDEPEMRTEFDTVPAKNSDNKVELEHVKFGYTPDAPLIEDYSLAVKPGQMVAIVGHTGAGKTTIINLLERFYDLNGGVIRLNGQDTRAMTREDLRSHFAMVLQDTWLFTGTIYDNIKYGNEHATDAEIFAAAEAAHADTFIRQLPEGYQTILNETASNISQGQRQLLTIARAFLANPEILILDEATSSVDTRTETLIQHAMESLLSGRTSFVVAHRLSTIRNADNIVVMDHGDIVETGNHDELMAKGAVYAGLYNAQFSTNLTA